The following coding sequences are from one Hyphomicrobiales bacterium window:
- the leuD gene encoding 3-isopropylmalate dehydratase small subunit — protein sequence MAGWRNHTGPAVALPMEGIDTDQLIPARFMSTPRAERYGRFLLHDLRFGADGTAYAGHPLNQHPEATILVAGRNFGGGSSREAAVYALVDFGLKAVIAPSFGDIFAGNAVNNGLLPARVTEADNTALFKALGNDVGSLSIDLETCQITLGELTIPFALDLVWRTKLIEGWDDIDMTAKHADAIADFSQRDRATRPWAYLNAEFSPPN from the coding sequence ATGGCGGGTTGGCGCAACCATACTGGGCCGGCTGTGGCGTTGCCGATGGAGGGCATCGACACCGATCAGCTCATCCCGGCGCGGTTCATGTCCACGCCGCGCGCAGAACGGTATGGCCGATTTTTGCTACATGATCTGCGCTTTGGCGCCGATGGCACGGCCTACGCTGGTCATCCCCTGAACCAACACCCAGAAGCCACTATCCTGGTGGCTGGCCGCAATTTTGGCGGTGGGTCATCACGCGAAGCAGCGGTCTATGCCTTGGTTGATTTCGGCCTCAAGGCGGTGATCGCACCCAGCTTTGGCGACATTTTCGCCGGCAACGCTGTCAACAACGGCTTGCTGCCTGCAAGGGTCACAGAAGCCGACAACACAGCTCTGTTCAAGGCTCTTGGCAATGATGTTGGCTCGCTCAGCATCGACTTGGAAACCTGCCAGATCACGCTTGGCGAACTGACAATTCCCTTCGCGCTGGATCTGGTTTGGCGCACCAAACTTATTGAAGGCTGGGACGATATCGACATGACCGCAAAGCATGCCGATGCCATTGCGGACTTTTCCCAGAGAGACCGGGCAACGCGCCCGTGGGCTTATCTAAACGCAGAATTTTCACCACCAAACTAG